A genomic window from Candidatus Nitrosoglobus terrae includes:
- the def gene encoding peptide deformylase, with product MAILNILHYPDPRLRQKAQPVTVIDSSIKKLVDNMLETMYQAPGIGLAATQVNITKQVVVIDISEDKSSPLILINPEITARQGTVESEEGCLSVPEIFEPVTRAAEITVHYLDYNGQEREAQAQNLLAACIQHELDHLTGKLFIDYLSNLKRNRIRKKMEKRRRLSA from the coding sequence ATGGCGATACTAAACATATTGCATTACCCTGATCCACGGTTACGGCAAAAGGCTCAACCTGTAACAGTTATCGATAGTTCTATTAAGAAACTTGTCGATAATATGCTAGAAACTATGTATCAGGCTCCTGGTATTGGGCTTGCTGCAACGCAGGTAAATATCACTAAGCAGGTAGTGGTTATCGATATCTCTGAAGATAAATCTTCCCCATTGATTCTGATTAACCCAGAAATCACAGCGCGGCAAGGAACTGTTGAGAGTGAAGAGGGATGTTTATCTGTGCCTGAAATTTTTGAACCTGTTACACGCGCTGCAGAAATTACAGTTCATTATTTAGATTATAACGGCCAAGAAAGAGAAGCCCAAGCACAGAATCTACTTGCAGCCTGTATTCAACATGAACTAGATCATTTAACAGGTAAGCTTTTTATTGATTATCTCTCGAATCTTAAACGTAACCGTATCCGGAAAAAAATGGAAAAACGACGGCGCCTTTCTGCATAA
- the fmt gene encoding methionyl-tRNA formyltransferase gives MQIIFAGTPDFAAIILHQILEAGYPVKAVYTQPDRPSGRGRHLTPSPVKIIAIEQQIPIYQPITLRDKASQDQLAALTPDILIVAAYGLILPAAILQIPPLGCINVHASLLPHWRGAAPIQRSLLAGDKETGVSIMQMDSGMDTGAVLHIISHPIQPNDTAATLHNDLARLGATALLQCLPLLAEGTITAIPQDESQACYAPKIHKKESWINWSQSAVQLERQIRAFNPWPIAQTQIQNQILRIWSAAVLTQKTEALPGTVISANKTGINVATGDGRALNLLEVQPTGKRIMAVQNYLNARPLTPGTVLVSALENPQD, from the coding sequence GTGCAGATTATCTTTGCTGGAACACCAGATTTTGCAGCTATTATCTTACACCAGATTCTTGAAGCGGGATATCCCGTTAAAGCTGTCTATACTCAACCCGATCGCCCTAGCGGTCGAGGCCGGCACCTAACGCCAAGCCCAGTTAAAATAATAGCGATAGAACAACAGATTCCTATATATCAACCTATCACGCTACGAGACAAAGCCTCACAAGATCAGTTGGCAGCACTTACTCCGGATATTTTAATCGTTGCTGCCTATGGTCTTATTCTACCTGCAGCGATACTTCAAATCCCCCCGCTAGGCTGCATTAATGTTCATGCTTCTCTATTACCACATTGGCGAGGTGCGGCTCCAATTCAAAGATCTTTACTCGCAGGAGATAAGGAAACAGGTGTCAGTATTATGCAGATGGATTCTGGAATGGATACTGGGGCTGTTCTACATATAATTAGCCATCCTATACAGCCTAATGATACAGCCGCTACTTTGCATAACGATCTGGCTAGACTTGGAGCAACCGCCCTACTCCAATGCCTACCCCTCCTTGCTGAAGGTACTATCACTGCTATCCCTCAAGATGAAAGCCAAGCGTGCTATGCGCCTAAAATCCACAAAAAAGAATCTTGGATCAATTGGTCTCAATCCGCAGTACAGTTAGAGCGGCAAATACGAGCCTTTAACCCTTGGCCCATAGCACAAACTCAGATTCAAAACCAAATCTTACGAATATGGTCAGCTGCTGTTCTTACCCAAAAAACTGAGGCTTTACCTGGAACTGTAATCTCTGCCAATAAAACAGGAATTAACGTAGCCACTGGTGACGGAAGAGCGCTGAATCTACTAGAAGTGCAACCTACAGGTAAGCGAATCATGGCAGTTCAAAACTATCTTAATGCCCGCCCGTTAACACCAGGCACTGTATTGGTCAGCGCTTTAGAAAATCCACAAGATTAA
- the rsmB gene encoding 16S rRNA (cytosine(967)-C(5))-methyltransferase RsmB, with product MGNTLRSLSARVIAAAVLTQVFSQGRSLTAVLPLAVTSLSERDQAFVQTLCYGVLRWFPRLEYLTQQLLHKPLRARDTDIHTLLLLGLYQLIEMSIPAHAALSETVAAAENLGKPWAKKLINATLRTYLRNEATLQAKLITHDIANTAHPWWLLEAIRHYWPDSWPQIIAANNNHPPLSLRINRLQKNREDYLKTLQYNHIKAHAIPYTESGIILEQPCSVTTLPGFSQGHISVQDGSGQRAVPLLALKPGLRILDACAAPGGKTSHILELEPQLDTLIALDIDTSRLERIKENLNRLQLTAQIIQGDATNPKTWWDGISFDRILLDAPCSGTGVIRRHPDIKVLRREDDISKLITLQKRLLSALWSLLTPRGLLLYCTCSILPSENEQQILEFLSTHPNAREQPLQVPWGIPQAVGRQLLTGTEELDGFYYACLEKY from the coding sequence ATGGGCAATACACTTAGATCCCTTAGCGCTCGGGTCATTGCTGCCGCTGTGTTAACTCAAGTCTTTAGCCAAGGACGTTCTCTAACTGCAGTTTTGCCCTTAGCAGTAACGTCTCTCTCAGAGCGAGATCAAGCGTTTGTGCAAACTTTGTGTTATGGCGTTCTGCGCTGGTTCCCTCGACTTGAATATCTAACTCAACAGCTGCTACATAAACCATTACGCGCTCGAGATACGGATATTCATACCTTATTGCTTCTAGGGCTATATCAGCTGATAGAAATGAGTATTCCTGCTCATGCCGCATTATCTGAAACCGTAGCGGCTGCTGAAAATCTAGGGAAACCATGGGCAAAAAAGCTTATCAACGCTACTTTACGTACCTATTTACGTAATGAAGCTACGCTGCAAGCTAAGCTTATCACCCATGATATCGCCAATACGGCACATCCTTGGTGGCTTTTAGAAGCTATTCGCCACTATTGGCCCGATAGCTGGCCTCAGATCATCGCGGCGAATAATAACCATCCGCCGCTGAGTCTACGGATTAACCGCCTGCAGAAAAATCGTGAGGATTACCTAAAAACGCTTCAATATAATCATATTAAGGCACATGCTATACCCTATACTGAATCTGGAATAATACTAGAGCAGCCTTGCTCGGTAACTACTTTGCCTGGATTTTCTCAAGGCCATATCTCAGTCCAAGACGGATCTGGGCAGCGAGCTGTACCATTACTAGCTTTAAAACCAGGGTTACGGATCTTGGATGCCTGCGCTGCCCCTGGCGGTAAAACTAGCCATATCCTTGAATTGGAGCCTCAGCTTGATACTTTAATTGCTTTAGATATAGACACCTCTCGTTTAGAACGAATCAAGGAAAATTTAAACCGCCTGCAGCTCACTGCTCAAATAATTCAAGGGGATGCCACCAATCCTAAAACTTGGTGGGATGGAATATCTTTTGATCGCATCTTGCTGGATGCTCCCTGTTCGGGCACAGGGGTTATTCGCCGTCACCCTGATATTAAAGTATTACGACGAGAAGATGATATTTCCAAGCTAATAACTCTACAGAAACGTTTATTATCTGCCTTATGGTCGCTACTTACCCCACGCGGCCTACTACTTTATTGCACCTGTTCTATATTGCCATCAGAAAATGAGCAGCAAATACTTGAGTTTCTTTCTACTCATCCCAATGCAAGAGAGCAACCGCTACAGGTACCATGGGGGATACCTCAAGCTGTAGGACGACAACTGCTAACGGGCACAGAAGAATTAGACGGGTTTTATTATGCTTGTCTGGAAAAATACTAA
- the trkA gene encoding Trk system potassium transporter TrkA, which produces MKIIILGAGQVGSSVAANLASESNDITLVDINGRLLQNLQDRLDIRTVEGFASHPDVLAQAGAEDADMLIAVTSSDETNMIACRMAYSLFHTPTKVARIRSPAYLAYPELFSSTQILPIDMMISPEQLVTDYIKRLIDNPGTLQVLSFANGKVQLVAVRAYYDGLLVGHQLRELPKHIPGVETRVAAIFRHNKPIFPQGDTIINAGDEVFFIAAQKDIPKVMRQLRRLDNPYKRIMLGGGGTIGQHLAKVLENNYQVKIIESNPEQAKILSEYLNKSIVLLGDVANEELLLEENIEDTDIFCALTNDDEINILSAMLAKRLGAGKVMSLINRAAYVDLVESGVIDIAVSPQQATIDLLLTRIRRGDIVAAHSLRRGAAEALEAVAHGDPASSKVIGRAINEIKLPSGTAIGAIVRGDEVFMAHHDTVIQSEDHVILFLVDKRRIPEVERLFQVSFTFL; this is translated from the coding sequence ATGAAAATTATTATCCTAGGCGCAGGCCAAGTGGGCTCTTCAGTAGCTGCTAACCTTGCTAGTGAATCTAATGATATTACGTTAGTAGATATCAACGGCAGATTATTGCAAAACCTTCAAGATCGCTTAGATATTCGTACCGTAGAGGGATTTGCATCCCATCCGGATGTACTGGCTCAGGCTGGCGCTGAAGATGCAGATATGCTGATAGCTGTTACCAGTAGCGATGAAACTAATATGATTGCCTGTCGGATGGCCTATAGCCTATTTCATACCCCTACCAAAGTAGCCCGAATCCGTTCCCCCGCTTATCTAGCATACCCGGAGTTATTCTCCTCTACTCAAATTCTTCCTATTGATATGATGATTAGCCCAGAACAGCTAGTCACTGACTATATTAAACGTCTAATCGATAACCCAGGCACCTTACAAGTACTCAGCTTTGCCAATGGCAAGGTTCAACTAGTAGCCGTTAGAGCCTATTATGATGGTTTATTAGTAGGCCACCAACTTCGAGAATTACCCAAACATATCCCGGGGGTAGAAACCCGCGTGGCTGCAATTTTCCGCCATAACAAACCCATCTTCCCTCAAGGGGATACCATTATTAATGCTGGAGATGAAGTTTTCTTTATTGCGGCACAAAAAGATATACCAAAAGTGATGAGGCAATTACGCCGCCTAGATAATCCTTATAAACGAATCATGCTAGGAGGGGGCGGCACTATTGGTCAGCATCTAGCTAAAGTCTTGGAAAATAACTATCAAGTCAAAATTATTGAATCTAACCCTGAGCAGGCAAAAATACTCTCCGAATATCTCAACAAAAGCATTGTTCTTTTAGGCGATGTAGCGAACGAAGAGCTGTTACTAGAAGAAAATATTGAAGATACGGATATTTTTTGCGCGCTAACGAATGATGATGAGATCAATATCCTCTCTGCTATGCTGGCCAAGCGACTCGGCGCGGGTAAAGTGATGTCCTTGATCAACCGGGCAGCTTATGTGGATCTAGTAGAAAGTGGAGTGATAGATATTGCAGTCTCTCCGCAACAAGCTACTATTGATCTACTGCTTACTCGTATCCGCCGAGGGGACATAGTTGCGGCTCACTCTCTACGCCGAGGCGCAGCTGAGGCCCTTGAAGCGGTTGCCCATGGAGATCCCGCCTCCTCTAAAGTAATAGGCCGCGCCATTAATGAGATTAAACTTCCTTCAGGAACCGCTATCGGTGCTATTGTGCGAGGTGATGAAGTCTTCATGGCACATCATGACACAGTCATCCAGTCTGAAGATCATGTGATTTTATTCTTGGTGGATAAGCGTCGGATTCCTGAGGTAGAGCGCCTATTCCAAGTAAGCTTTACATTCCTGTAG
- a CDS encoding abortive infection family protein, translating to MERRQLENLFGMGSGYVLDFTNYTFSNFFYDRRVNIDAKRYEEDGASKAKRMRTFWDVEGNHVVGRVIDGLIKYATDEQCFGDSDPLLINDCRKIAQRLLSDQPVTELDALTAIANEKDFEVVAEHVREAIEKNQPEGGLDRLHTFVNKFIRVTCESHGISITRDKPLHSVFGEYVKTLREGGHLESAMTERILKSSISVLEAFNDVRNNKSLAHDNPILNYEESLLIFNHVAASIRFIKALETKIKARAKAAEQQAARFPWDESIPF from the coding sequence ATGGAACGTCGCCAGCTGGAAAATCTGTTTGGTATGGGTAGCGGCTACGTCCTAGATTTCACAAACTACACCTTCAGTAACTTTTTCTACGATCGCAGAGTCAATATTGATGCTAAGCGGTACGAGGAAGATGGCGCGTCCAAAGCCAAGCGGATGCGCACCTTTTGGGACGTTGAGGGCAATCATGTCGTGGGGCGCGTCATTGATGGGCTGATCAAGTATGCGACCGATGAGCAATGTTTCGGTGACAGTGACCCGTTGCTGATCAATGACTGCCGGAAGATTGCCCAGCGTCTTCTCAGCGACCAGCCGGTGACTGAGCTGGACGCGCTGACGGCCATCGCAAATGAGAAGGACTTTGAGGTAGTTGCGGAGCATGTCCGCGAAGCCATCGAGAAGAACCAGCCCGAGGGCGGGCTGGATCGACTGCATACCTTCGTTAACAAATTCATCCGGGTGACGTGCGAGTCGCACGGCATCTCGATCACTCGTGACAAGCCACTGCACAGCGTCTTCGGCGAGTACGTGAAGACACTACGGGAAGGCGGCCACCTTGAGTCGGCCATGACTGAGCGGATTTTGAAGTCCAGTATCTCGGTGCTCGAAGCCTTCAATGATGTGCGCAACAACAAAAGCCTCGCACACGACAACCCGATCCTGAACTACGAAGAAAGCCTGCTGATCTTCAACCACGTCGCGGCATCCATCCGCTTCATCAAGGCGCTGGAGACGAAGATCAAGGCTCGAGCCAAGGCGGCAGAACAGCAAGCGGCACGGTTTCCATGGGATGAGAGCATCCCTTTTTAG
- the uvrA gene encoding excinuclease ABC subunit UvrA: MDYIYIRGARTHNLKGIDLDLPRNQLVVITGVSGSGKSSLAFDTLYAEGQRRYLESLPTYARQFLSIMEAPDVDHIGGLSPAIAIEQKSNFHNPRSTVGTITEIYDYLRLLYARVGEPRCPEHRTVLKSQTISQMVDQVLSLPLERRYMLLAPLRKEYEREYLEVLDNLAQQGFIRVRVNGEVIELGQALKLRLDKKPTIEVVVDRFRIRPDIRLRLTESFESALQLAGGLARIVSLDDLDQKEWEFSANFACPICSYTLSDLDPAFFSFNNPKGACSSCNGLGVKQSFNLEKVVLHPELSLATGAIRGWDQRNSDYYRLILSLAQHYGFSVETPFQDLPTAIRQTVLYGSGQEEISFQYRNSADKEVIRGHPFEGILPNMERRYREAQSPEIQAQLSAYLAVGVCPDCQGARLSLKARHVFVANYSLPMITALPVGQTLALFSQLHLPGQRGRIAAKIIKEIQARLTFLNNVGLEYLTLDRSVETLSGGEAQRIRLASQLGAGLVGVMYVLDEPSIGLHPRDNQRLLNTLTCLRNLGNTLIVVEHDKAAICAADYVIDVGPGAGIHGGEVIAQGTPAEIMANATSLTGQYLSGEKIIPLPLRRVTPDPHRLISLRGAHGNNLYHLDLDIPLGLMTCVTGVSGSGKSTLVNETLFRAAAQILNRASTNPAPYQKITGLQQLDKVISIDQSPIGRTPRSNPATYTGLFTLIRALLSETPEARSRGYGPGRFSFNVKGGRCESCQGEGLVKVEMRFLPDIYIPCDTCQGKQYNRETLEIRYKGKNIYEILEITIEEARDFFIHIPTAIGKLQALLDVGLSYLKLGQNAMTLSSGEAQRVKLARELSKRGRGRNLYILDEPTTGLHFHDIAQLVQVLLRLRDEGNTIVIIEHNLDVIKTADWIVDLGPEGGKGGGRIIATGTPEEIATVRDSYTGHYLAQILSR; this comes from the coding sequence GTGGATTATATTTATATTCGAGGTGCCCGTACCCATAATTTGAAAGGAATTGATCTAGATTTACCTAGGAATCAGTTAGTAGTGATTACCGGCGTATCTGGTTCAGGAAAATCATCTTTAGCCTTTGACACGCTTTACGCCGAGGGGCAACGTCGCTATCTAGAATCGCTACCTACCTATGCTCGCCAATTTCTCTCAATTATGGAAGCGCCTGATGTAGATCATATTGGAGGGCTGTCTCCAGCCATAGCTATTGAGCAGAAATCTAACTTTCACAACCCTCGTTCAACTGTGGGTACTATTACCGAAATTTATGATTATTTACGGTTATTGTATGCCCGTGTAGGTGAGCCTCGTTGTCCTGAGCATAGAACGGTACTGAAATCTCAAACTATAAGCCAGATGGTGGATCAGGTTTTAAGCCTCCCTTTAGAGAGGCGGTATATGTTACTAGCACCGCTGAGAAAAGAGTATGAGAGGGAATATCTAGAGGTATTAGACAATCTTGCACAGCAGGGTTTTATCCGCGTTCGGGTTAATGGTGAGGTGATAGAGTTAGGTCAAGCTTTAAAACTCAGGCTAGATAAAAAACCTACTATTGAGGTGGTGGTGGATCGATTTAGGATTCGGCCTGATATTCGATTGCGGTTAACAGAATCCTTTGAAAGTGCGTTACAGCTAGCGGGCGGTTTAGCGCGGATAGTTTCTCTGGATGATCTTGATCAGAAAGAGTGGGAATTTTCTGCTAACTTTGCTTGCCCTATTTGTAGCTATACCTTAAGCGATTTGGATCCTGCTTTTTTTTCCTTCAATAATCCAAAAGGGGCTTGCTCAAGCTGCAATGGGTTGGGGGTGAAACAGTCTTTTAATCTTGAAAAGGTAGTGCTTCATCCTGAATTAAGCTTAGCCACTGGGGCTATACGTGGCTGGGATCAGCGCAATAGCGATTACTACCGCTTAATCCTGTCCTTGGCGCAACATTATGGTTTTAGTGTAGAAACGCCTTTTCAGGATTTACCTACCGCTATACGCCAAACCGTACTTTATGGCAGTGGCCAAGAGGAGATTAGTTTTCAGTATCGTAATAGCGCAGACAAAGAAGTTATTCGCGGTCATCCCTTTGAAGGCATATTGCCTAATATGGAGCGTCGTTACCGAGAAGCTCAATCGCCTGAGATACAAGCGCAATTATCTGCCTATCTAGCTGTAGGCGTATGCCCTGATTGTCAAGGTGCTCGTCTGAGTTTAAAAGCTCGCCATGTATTTGTAGCTAACTATAGTCTTCCTATGATCACGGCTTTACCCGTGGGGCAGACATTAGCATTGTTTTCTCAGCTACATTTACCGGGGCAGCGGGGTAGGATTGCTGCCAAAATAATTAAAGAGATTCAAGCTCGATTAACGTTTTTGAATAACGTAGGGTTAGAGTATTTAACTTTGGATCGATCAGTGGAAACCCTTTCAGGCGGCGAAGCTCAGCGGATTCGCCTTGCTAGCCAATTAGGTGCGGGTTTGGTAGGGGTAATGTATGTCTTAGATGAGCCTTCCATTGGCCTACATCCACGAGATAATCAACGATTATTAAATACCTTGACTTGTCTACGCAATTTAGGCAATACCCTGATTGTAGTAGAGCATGATAAAGCCGCTATCTGTGCAGCTGATTACGTGATTGATGTGGGGCCAGGTGCTGGTATTCATGGAGGGGAGGTTATTGCTCAAGGTACCCCCGCAGAGATTATGGCCAATGCCACCTCTTTAACTGGACAGTATTTAAGCGGTGAAAAAATAATTCCTTTACCCTTACGGCGGGTAACTCCAGATCCTCACCGTCTAATTTCTTTACGAGGGGCACATGGTAATAACTTATATCACTTAGATCTGGATATTCCTTTAGGATTAATGACCTGTGTAACGGGAGTTTCCGGCTCTGGTAAATCAACTTTGGTGAATGAGACTTTATTTCGAGCTGCTGCCCAAATCCTTAATCGGGCTTCAACTAATCCTGCGCCCTATCAAAAAATTACTGGCCTGCAACAATTAGATAAAGTCATTAGCATTGATCAAAGCCCTATTGGTCGTACGCCTCGCTCTAATCCAGCAACCTATACGGGTTTGTTTACCCTTATTCGTGCTTTGCTCTCAGAAACCCCTGAAGCTAGATCTAGAGGTTATGGTCCAGGGCGTTTTAGCTTCAATGTGAAAGGGGGACGTTGTGAATCCTGCCAAGGGGAGGGTCTGGTTAAGGTAGAGATGCGCTTTCTTCCCGATATCTACATCCCTTGCGATACTTGTCAGGGTAAGCAGTACAATCGAGAGACCTTAGAAATCCGCTATAAGGGAAAGAATATTTATGAAATATTAGAGATAACTATTGAAGAGGCTCGAGATTTTTTTATCCATATTCCAACCGCTATAGGTAAGCTCCAAGCTTTATTAGATGTGGGGCTTTCTTACCTTAAATTAGGACAAAATGCGATGACTCTCTCTAGCGGTGAAGCTCAACGGGTTAAATTAGCTCGGGAGCTATCAAAGCGAGGGAGGGGAAGGAATTTGTATATTCTTGATGAGCCGACTACTGGGTTACATTTCCATGATATAGCGCAACTTGTCCAAGTGTTACTAAGACTGCGAGATGAAGGGAATACGATTGTCATCATAGAGCATAATCTTGATGTCATTAAAACTGCTGATTGGATTGTAGATCTAGGGCCAGAAGGCGGCAAAGGCGGGGGAAGAATTATCGCTACGGGTACACCAGAAGAGATAGCGACTGTTCGAGATTCATATACTGGCCATTATTTAGCCCAAATTCTATCAAGATAA
- a CDS encoding MFS transporter: MKSDKSKRQFTFGMTPLERRSILSLIGIYSLRMLGLFLILPVFSLYAHDLQGATPALIGLALGAYGITQALLQIPFGLLSDRIGRKPIITAGLILFALGSVVAAMANTITGVIIGRALQGSGAIAAAIMALVADLTREEQRTKAMALIGLSIGASFAIALGVGPVLNRWIGVPGLFWMTAVLAMLAIAVLHLGVPQVTIPRHHLDVEPTPKQFLRILGDSQIMRLALGIFMLHVLLTATFVVLPISLRDESGLDPVYHGYIYLPVLIVSILTMVPFIILAEKKHHMKEVFIGAVITLGLAEITWIYFHASLTATVIALWLFFSAFNLLEATLPSLVSKQSPAGSKGTAMGVYSTCQFLGAFVGGWSGGAVYGHFSFTGAFTFCAGIVGVWLYFAATMKPPQYLRSHILAVGKIDPEEAQHLAKRLTEIAGVADAVVVAEEGVAYLKVDDEQLDQTALDQLSANKTG; this comes from the coding sequence ATGAAATCTGATAAGTCAAAACGCCAATTTACTTTTGGGATGACACCGTTAGAGCGGCGCAGTATCTTATCTTTAATAGGAATCTACTCCCTGCGCATGCTAGGGCTATTTTTAATTTTACCTGTTTTCTCTCTTTATGCTCATGACCTTCAAGGCGCTACACCCGCATTAATCGGTCTAGCGCTAGGTGCCTATGGTATTACTCAAGCCTTACTTCAGATTCCTTTTGGTCTGCTTTCCGATCGTATTGGGCGTAAACCAATCATTACCGCTGGACTTATTTTATTTGCCCTAGGCAGTGTAGTAGCCGCCATGGCTAATACTATTACTGGCGTGATTATCGGTCGAGCTTTACAGGGCAGTGGAGCGATTGCAGCAGCAATCATGGCACTAGTAGCGGATCTCACCCGAGAGGAACAACGGACTAAAGCCATGGCCTTAATAGGGCTTTCTATTGGAGCATCCTTTGCAATTGCTTTAGGAGTAGGGCCAGTGCTTAATCGTTGGATTGGGGTACCCGGCCTATTCTGGATGACCGCCGTCTTAGCAATGCTAGCGATTGCGGTGCTTCACTTAGGCGTTCCTCAGGTCACTATTCCTCGCCACCATTTGGATGTAGAGCCTACTCCCAAGCAGTTTCTCCGAATTCTAGGAGATTCTCAGATTATGCGGCTAGCTTTAGGTATTTTTATGCTGCATGTCCTGCTCACCGCCACATTTGTGGTTCTACCTATTAGCTTGCGAGATGAAAGCGGTCTTGATCCGGTATATCACGGTTATATTTACCTGCCAGTGCTCATCGTTTCAATTCTCACCATGGTGCCGTTTATCATCTTGGCGGAAAAAAAGCACCACATGAAAGAGGTTTTTATTGGCGCAGTTATCACCCTTGGCCTAGCAGAGATTACCTGGATTTATTTTCATGCCTCCCTCACCGCCACTGTTATCGCCTTATGGTTATTTTTTAGCGCTTTTAATTTGTTAGAAGCCACCTTACCTTCTTTGGTCTCCAAACAAAGCCCAGCAGGTAGCAAAGGCACTGCTATGGGAGTTTACTCTACTTGCCAATTTTTAGGCGCTTTTGTGGGGGGATGGTCTGGAGGCGCTGTGTATGGTCACTTCAGCTTTACAGGAGCTTTTACCTTCTGCGCTGGTATCGTAGGGGTATGGCTGTATTTTGCTGCCACCATGAAGCCTCCTCAATACTTACGCAGCCATATTCTTGCTGTTGGAAAAATCGATCCTGAAGAAGCTCAGCATTTAGCTAAACGTCTTACTGAGATTGCTGGGGTTGCAGATGCAGTTGTGGTAGCTGAGGAGGGGGTTGCCTACTTGAAAGTAGATGATGAACAGCTAGATCAGACAGCATTAGATCAACTAAGCGCGAATAAAACAGGCTAA